TATTTTGTCAGAAAAGGCTTAAATCAAACATTCCAAAATGAATCAGACTTTTCTTAACCTTAAGAATGAAACTAAAACCTTTGTTTTTGTCCTCCTGAAGATACTGCTTTACCACTAGtgaattcagaaattaaaaactaTCACTCAAGAATCTTGTAAGGCAGACCATGTTTCTAGGACTTTGTCATATATGTGCTATGTATCAGTCAACTCTGAGGGCCTGAGAAGTAAGCCTAGCTATTTATGTGAATGAAAGCAGAGACATCTTTGCTGTAATAATCTTGTGGTTCTTGTTCCTGAAATCTACTCACCTTTAGGCTTTCCATGAGGACAGCAGAGGAATCCTCCATGGAGGGGCCATGGCCTGTCCAGGTGCCACTCGGAGTGCTGGCCTGATGCCAACTGCTCTCAGAGGATGACGTTGCTGAGAGATAATCAATGCCAAACCCACCCATGGCTAAGGGAtgaaaagagataagaaaaattcaagaagatGTTCTATCACTGCCAATTGCCAGACCCCAGGGAAGGATAGAGTAAATTCTTTCAATTTTGCTTGGCAATGAAATGTAGATCTCACCTGGCTTATCGGTTTTCCACCGATCTGCAGTCCTTCTATCCCTGTTATCTGGAGTCCCAATGGGTCCAAAATTGGAGAATGGAACAGAATTATGGTTGTGTGTTGGAGGAGAGCTGGGCAGGCTGCTTGGGTTAGAGGAATGAGGAGACTGGCTGGCTGGTGTTGAATGATCTATTAAATAATAGCAACACAGGATACAGTAAATCATTGTTTCacaaacatacaaagaactaCAGGTTCCTGTAGATCTGATCACTAAAATTCTACTAATAACAACCACAGGGCTTTGAAGGAAAGGGAAACTAAAGGCTCCAAAGAGATCGGCTAGATGCACTAATTTGCCCTGCCACACATATCTAAGGCATATTCTTTgccttaaaaaagcaaaacaaaatagtaGGCAATTTTTGTCAACTGAATGAATGCACTATTCTCGCATGGCTATTTCAGATACATGTTTATTGGTCTTATGTATCAGAATTTGCTAACCTTAAGAATTACTATTAAGTCAGACTCTATTATAAGttaaaaatctcaattttaaaaagtgcagagctgggcacagtggtgtgcacctgtagtcccagctacttgggaggctgagatggaaggactgcttgagcccaggagtttgagtctagagtgggcaacacagcaagatgctgtctcaaaaaaaaaaaaaaaaaaaagtgcaatttTTCTGCAAAGAATGAACacctacaaataaaactaaaaaacagcTGAGAACCATAACATAGAACCTCTATTTTCTCCCTTACATCTCTGCTGGCTACTGAGGATGTAAAAAGTTTTGTCAATAGCATTTATTACAtaaactggcttctttttttttttctatttcctttcagaagttacaaaaacaaacaaaaaataaaaataaaaaacccaacaactgatatatttataattacaGAATCTCACTATCCCTTAATCAATCTGAGTGTACAGGAAATGTAAGGTCTATAATTTAAAGAGTAGTTAATACCTGAACTGGCAGGAAGTGATGGAGACCACGGAGTCCCTTCAAAAAGGGAATACAGAGATGTTTCCTGGGGGGCCATTGAGGGACTGAGTTCTGCTTTGGAGCTGGATGTCAAGTTTTTCCCATATACTTCATTGAACATACTATTATTTGGGTATCTTTCCTGAAAGACATGAAGTGAAGTTATAAACTCACCCCAAGGAAAGAGATTTGAGAAAATCCAATGTCTTGTTCAAGGATGCTTGGTACACCTTAAGCTTTTCTTAGGAAGAGAAATTCTGAaggcttttattctttttgtttcaattttccaGTCAAATTaattttcccctttgctttctctcACCCTTAAATTTGCTCTACGTAAACTATCCAGGTTGAAAATGTGAATAATTTATTTGGCTCAAAAAGACAGCCCTAAGGGTTTCAATATTAATGAGAAGTTAAAGGGTTTTAACTCATGATGTACAAGTCACTAGTATGCCCCAATCAGAGACAAGGGtgataaaatcaaatatctggaATACACTAAtacatggaaaataaagaaaaaacagacataCTGAAACAGTATGAGAAAGACAATGATCAGTCTACACTAAAAGCACACAGCAGGATTCTTCATTGTTCACCTACCTGATTGAGAGAGAATCCGGTGAGGGACAGGAAAGAGGATGAATGTGACATGAGTTCTGAGGGCTTCTCCAATAAGGATTTCTTCACAGTCCcagaaaaaaaggtaattaagTTATACCTTCTATTTTCTTAGTATTAATCTTAACGATACTATGGAACCAAAGCAAAAGCATGCCTGTATTCGCCCACTGAGTACAATTTGAGGCTCAGAAGATGTGAATTCCAATCTGTTAATACCAAGACACCGCCTAAGTGCCAGTTGCCACAGGTGCGTAGAAACCTCCTTTTAGATCAAACCTAGTCAGATTCTATTCTGGCAGGGACAAGAGACCCTGGTAAACAGCACTCTGAGTGTTTATGTGGCATGGACCTCAGGAATCCCCTTGTCAATAGTTGCACTTAAAATAATCTCAAAACAAAATGCTGAACTGTTCCAACACTGTTTCTCTCCAccccacaatttttaaaacattaacattGGTGACTTTCAAAAAGCCTTTCAAATCCATTTGACAAGTGGCTTTGTTAATATGCTTTTTAAGCAGCTCTATTTGCAGTATATAGTAAAACAGTTGCTAAAAGTCAAGCTTACATTTATTGGCCCTAGCAAAGTTATTAGGAGAAACAAAGCTGAATCTCTAATGCTGTCACTGAATAGCTGGTTAATAAAACATTACTAAATACCTAAGACAAGAGAAGCACTTTGACATACGTTGTATCGTTATGTTAAATATTGGAAGGGTTATAGTCGAGGTTTCTTTAatcattgttgttttttaaacatgaaaaaaaaaaccctgaaaatacTCCCACTTGTTCTACCATCAGCTCCATTTCCAATGAAAGGGACACTAAAGGAACAGGAACAGGAACTAAGGGATTAGGAAACAAGTGGACAGAGAAGCACTACCCTCAGTCCTTAGAGACTCCAGCATAAAAGCCGCAAGAAAGGCAAACATAGAGAGGCAACAGTATAGCAGCTGCGCTTCCACAATCCCTGTGCACTCAGTCATGGCACTACTACCATTTAAGTCTCCAGGGGGATCttttattgctattatttaaTAACTTGGTATGGGGCCCCTACTGCTACTACCCAGGCAAATTCTTAAGGGAACTTCAAGTGCCAGGGATGGCAGCAATGTCATGAAAGCTGTtaaggttttatttctcttgacaCTAAAATTAATGTACTTTAATTTTATGAATGTGTTCTTGCCCTGTGTTTATGAGAAAGAAACAGCAAGAAAGTAAAATTTactatctttttatgttttattaaggTGTACTAAAGAGAGGGGAAAAAGCCTCATAGCATAcatctttctttccatcttttataCTCCCCACCCACAGTAAAATATAATAAGAACACTGACAAGCATATAGAACGATGTTCTTTAAAATGCAGGCTGAgttctcagattttattttatgtgattctagttattttcatatttactcatttatgACACTCTGACAATGTTTATAAATAGAATCCTCTTCATTTTTACTCATTCTGTTTATGAATCCAACTTTGAATTTAGATCAGGGCTCTTTCTGCATTTAGTTAACCGAACAAAAAAGAGCCATATACTGTTCAATaatgtcagttaaaaaaaaaatcaagaacatatttcctttcatattttggctacatatgagaaataaatctCACTGTTCCTAAGCAAGATTAAATGACACTTAAAATTTCTGGGTCCAGATGGAAGTGTCACCTGCAAAGTGAGTTAATTTGTCACCATCACACTGCGTGTGTGACCAGCTCTGCAGAATGCTTTCTGGATAAAACCAAGGTATGTCTCTACGATTTGGGAGAACTATAAAGGCAGAAATGTTTTGCTATATCCTACTACCATCTTAAGGTTGGTTTAGGcaattagaaaatatgttttacagTTCTGAAAAGGACAGccccaggaagaaaagaaatcacctCATCTGTGTACTACAGTATCTCAGAAAAGCAGCTGGGGGTTAGAGCAAGAAGCAGAATTATGttaaatacatacaaaaaggCTTCGTCCAGGAAGAGAGGCGAGAGGCCCCAGCAGAGCCGGGTAAAGATCAGGAGGGTTAGAAAAAATcagctcttcctcttcctccaaggCAGCCAGACTCTTTAACAGGTCCGGAGGAAGCAGAGGGGAGCTCTTGGGGTCCTAGTGACAGAAAGGATCACAGTGAGACGCAATAAGGGATAACAAAAGCATAAAGGAATAGTAGCATAATTAGGTGGAAGAAGACAACTAAAGTCAAAGGGATAGTGAGATAGATGGTAttaggcaaagagaaaaaaggctCTGAAATGCAAAGGCAAAGCGACACAAGGACAATAATGGAGAAAGTTCAAGAcaatagaaaagcaaaaatactGACAGAGCAGAACACAAAAGGTTAATGTGGCTAGTGCGTAACACAACGCTATGGAGCAAAACGATTAGCATATCTTGTGCTTACAGAGAAacagatcttttaaaaagtactaaCATTCACCTGTTTCTAATGAATAAAAAGGGCAAAGAAAGGGACCTCCACTGTCCAAGATAACTGGCTAACTTTGTTTCTCTCAGAgagcaatttatttaaatatcagtAAACCTATTTTTAAACTTAGATGATTCAGCCCAACTGCGAGGAGTGCTTTATCTCAGAATTCTCTAACATGCTGTTTTAGAGATTTCTGTACATGGTTTCTTTGCCAGACCATCAGAGTTCAAAATCAGTTATGGAATTCTTCAGCTTCCAAACTAAAACATACTGTGCAACTTTGAAGAGGAAACGAAGAGCTACACCAATACTCAGTGGCATTCTATAGTACTAACGAATAAGAGTGGCCTTTTTATAAGATCTATTTGAGATATTCAAAAGATAGTCAACCTCAGACCTATCTCCAAATTGCCCGGTGATAGGAAAGAACACACACCTCAAATGGCATCCTGGGTACAGGATCCTGCTCTGGACGGAAGACTCCTGGTGACCGTTTGCCCCTGCGGTCTATATTTGCTTGCTGTGCCATTACAGATCTGTTATCAGCCATGCTGTAGGAAGAATCCCAGTAGAATTCTGGGACCTTGACTTCTGAGGGATTATGGTTATATGGCTCCATGGGAAaaggcttcatttttttttctagaggctGCTGCTGCATTACAGGAGGTTGCAATGACGGCTCAAACAGTTTTATGGGGTCTTGGGTCTGAAGGTAGTAGGGCTGTTTCACAGGCATAATTTTCCCTAATGGGCCTTGAACCTGAGGGGGATTCCACAGCTGTTTGGAGGCATCTGCCTGTTGATACTAAAAAAGAGATGCCTGTCATCAAGGTGAGGATAAAATGCAATATTACTTATAATGAATGCTAAAGAATCACAGAATGAACTTGGGGTGTTTTCCAACCAACAAAACTCTAGGCAAGGCAGCAGTTTCCTTTACCTTTTGGGCTTTTCAATAGTCAGAGCTTTCTGGGAACAGATTATAGGCACCAcactcatattttcttttaattcaactatttaagaggtttaatgaatgaatgaatatatttgcATGAGTGTTTGTTTCCCCTTTCTGCTTCAAGTGCTGTGCTTCAAACGACAAACATTTAAGACTGGTGTCACATCTGTCTTAGTACCTCATCAAGACTGTGATTCTATTTCCCTAGTAGTTTATGTTCCTATGGGAGAATTATTTGCAGAAAATCCATTTTCAATAAAATGGACACTTAGTAGCAGCCAAGAATGGTACTTAAGGTCTAGGATTTTATCCTTTACAAAAGTAAGGAAAACATTTGAACTTTCATAAACAGTAGAGACAATACTTTTGTTTTCCCATAATCACTATAAATCTAAGCAAGAAGTATGTCAAAGTTTAATGAGCACTTCTAACATTGAATCTTTCAGCATTTCCCCTTATTTCATTCAGCTGGATAGTACACACAACTGTAACTTACCTGCTGGAATCCAGAGTGGTGAGGCGGGCTTTTCCCCAAAGCCGGCACAGCTTTTGTAGGGGATTGTTGTTGCTGAGTTAGAGCTTGAACCTGCAACTGGCTTGTAGACTGTGCTGTTGGCTGAGCTGGTAAAGATGTAAGGGGTTGCTGGGAAGGTGGCTGTGATTGTTGAGGTCCCTGGTTCATTGGCCCTGGTCCAGAGGGCCGTTGCTggctgtaaggaatgtgggaCTGTTTCCCAGCTTGCACCTGGTTTCCTGCTGGAGAGTGAGCTGTAGGCTGAAGAAAGGTTCCTGGGACAGAAACACCAGCTGGGAAGGTGTAACCTGAGCCCATAGAAAATGCCACAGGAGGGGGGATAACATATGTTGGGGGTGGAAACCCTTCAAAACAGAAGAACACAGCTTTAGTTTTAAAGAAACagcaaaaaattgcaaaaaagtcattttttttaacaGGTAGGTAGAGGGAGTCTTCTAACACATCACAAAAAAGATTAGTCATGTTGTCAATCTTTAACTTGAtttgaagaactaaaaataaactattgatacTTTTCCTCTATCCACTGAAGTAATCAGTGTTCTGTGAGTAGCTTCTGTATTTAGTGATAGGATTTCCTTCATAATAACAAACATGCACTTGTATGtacactacacagaaacagttcaaaaataattttataagtatTAGGGAAAATAGAACTTTTTATGGCTTAGTAACATTACtccaacagaatacacatttctcaGTGAGTGAATAGAAATTCTTGCACAGAAAAGATTAAGTAGAAGAAATTACAAAACATATTTACCTGGCCTgctgggaagaggagggaaggctCCAGGGTGATGAATGGGGATGAACTGGGAGTTACTTGCTTGAGTTGGGGTTTGAGTTACAGGTGTTTTTCTGGCTTCAGACACTGGAGTCTTTCTTAGTTCTGTCTGGGATTTTACCTGTAACCAATAGAAGCAAAACTATCTATAATAAACTGAAACTCAAATGTGTTAGAAAGAAGACCCTACTCTTAAGAAAGTATTTAAAACCTCATTAGATTAAAAGTACATGCTGAAGATATTTAAAGTCACCtaagttaaaaatggaaaatcaaagaaattatttaatagccaataaaagataattttactgtCTTAGTTTTACTAATTATTTTGCTTTCTCATGATCACAAAAATCCAAATATGTAAAGGATCTTAGAGCCcatttgttttacaaatgagatgCCTGATGCTAACAAGTTGAAAAAAACTTGTCTATGACTTTAAGTTGCTTGTTCTGGGGCCCAGGGTTCTCTATACTCTAATTCATTAAATGACATACATGAATTATGAACTAATGATGACTACTAACCCATAGGTGAGTTATTTTGGCCCTCAGTTTAATTTCATCTGCGTAGACACATGTGTACAGTCAGGCATCCACCTTCCACCCTGCAACTTTACCAACCTTCAGATTAAATAAGGATACTTTCAGCAGTAAGGAACAGGCCCTGAGATCCTATAGATGGAGCCAGAGAGAAGTAGATGTCATATGCACTGCTTAAAGTTGAGCAAAATGAGGGAACATGAGTAGCATTTATAGAAAACCCGGACGAGGTACAGAGTGTGGTGATACGttgactctttctttctttaatcatTTATAGGTGATTTGAGATGGATGAGAAACCAAAAAAGGAGATTCTATTTTCAGTCTGGACCTTATTGCGAGCAATTACAGACAATGGAGGAAGGGTAAGCAGAAAATGCTGGACTCATTATCCCTAAAACTTGGATCCTTTGGCTTtctagttcattttttttcttgcctttccctagcatctctctctctccctcacgtCCTAATTTCTAccttgtctttctgtttctctccttgCTATAATGTTAAAATGGaactattattttcttatttctctttctaaaaaACATTAGAGAAATACATCAAAGGTACTATTTATTTACAAACAGCCTTCAACAATGTAGTTTCTCATGCAAACACATACATTTGCTAAAATGTGTTAACAACTCACATGGCCACTTAAGTATTTATTCAAACATTAATAGTATTAATAAAACCATCACAGAATAAAGACCcttttctgtttatatgaaacCATCttatctatttggaaaaatattttaataaaaagaaagtcaCAAATAACTTAGCAGTGCTTATCTTTTCCCAGCAAGAAACCTGGGTTCTTGCTTTATAAATTCCCAGGATCCAGGATAAGATTAAAGTGATATTAATACCACTAGCTGGGACAAGTATAATTGTCAAGAAAAAAGCCTCATatttttccaagaaacaaatatatatacgtatatatacacatatatataatatattatatattatatacataaaatatatattatatattatatatattatagaaaaaatatatatacgtatatatacacatatatatatataatagtgaatctaaaaaaaaaaactgcataagCCTTAATATACTCTTGGTTCTACTGGATCTACAGAAGACCCCAAATCTCCACTATAGCATTGACAAATGGTAGTTATATCTTCCAAATAAAATAGAATCCTGTGTGAAACTGACAACTCTGCAACTAATCCTTTCAAACTGCTTAAATTGATGAGGATTGACAAAAGTGTCAAATcaggctgagatttttttttcactcacaATTCCCAAGAATTGATAAAGTAACCATCTATCACAGCTCTTTGTATAACCTTACTATGCaattaaataatgcatttaaacTTCCAGGACAGCCAATTCTCATGGCtttagaacaaaatgaaaaatcttgCCTTTTGTGTGAGCCTTCCTCTACCTGCTTTATAGTTCAAATACAGCTTACCTGCACTGCCACATTctgctttcctgtttcctgtAACTTTTCTAAGGTGCATTTCTTGGTttcagttttcctcttgttgTTGTCCTTCTTTCCATCATTCTTAGTTACAGTTATTCCTTTGCTATAGTCCCTTCTCACCTCTTTGGGAGGAAAACTTCTTCCTTGGTCTCTGTTCACTTCTCGTggcttaatattttctttgaaggTAACCACTGGCTTCTCTCCTGTGTCACAGTTGTTGCTTAAATTTCGGCTTGTAGATAGCACTGATTTTAGCCCTGGGCTCCCATCTGCAGCCAGCGACTCTATCGCAGATGTTTCTTGCAGAATGAGGTTCTCTTTGGCTTCACTGGGGTCTTCCAGTATTAATTCTGGGATTTCTGTGATAAACAACAATTTCCCTACCTCATTTTCACACTGAATCAgcctaaaaaagcaaaaataaatccatatataaaaaacattaacttaaaaaataacaactgAATTGTGTGTGGATCCAAGTCAATATATTCCTAGCACTAATACCATGGAAACAGCAGGATATAACAATGTGGATTCAGGTAACACAAAAAGTAGTTGTGTAGAAACTGAGGTTCTCATTATCACACTTAACATCGTCACAACCTATCCCTCTGCTCTTTCAACGTTTGCTAGAATTTACATTTTCTGAGCATGCTTCAGGTGCAAGACACTAGTCTAGGGCCCTTGATATGTCCTATAAGGTAGCTATATATAATTCCTATTTTACACATGTGAAAATTGAAGCTCGGAGGTGGTAAGTTCATTCAAACACGCAAGCATTTAACTACCTACTGTATGACAGAAACTggaatacaaaaatgagtaagtAGTTAGTGACTTTGGAAACGTTATAATCTACTGGGGAGATCCCAAGGACACCCACTTTAGAAGCTGTGGAATTACAAATGGAACTCAAACCAATCGAATTACAAAACCTGCATTCTTTCCCCTACACTAACGAACACATCTGCTTTGTACTTAACTGGCTACTAGCACCATCTTGGTCTGTCCTGCCTGAAActgaccaccatgcccaggccaaTACAAATTACCATGACTGTGAAAGTACAATTCAGTTAGATTTACAGAGATATTTATAAAGTAGAGCAGAAACTCACGATAAACAAGACCTCTATAATACACAATAGGGAGAACAGAGATTCTAAATAAAGAGTATACTTACTCACTAGGGTTATAATTAGATGTTGTGCTACCAACATGTCGATTTAAGAGTTCATGATCGACAATATTTATGccaaagcctaaaatatgtaacatatgagatgggtatgtgtgtgtgtgtgtttatctaaAAAAGTGGTTAAAAAGGGGTAGACCACAAGCTCCACAGACTTACCTTGGCTGATTATCAGCAATCCATTTGCCTATAGAGATCAAGCGCTGCTGTCGTATTCGTCGTTgctggccttctttgtctcctgtAATACCCTGGTGACCTTTGGAAAAATCCAAGTTCCTAAAATTGACACAAGCAAGTTATGAGAATATTAAATTGCTAAAGATATTTTCCAGGCAACCAAGTTCACCTGATTAACTGTAATGGCTTCAGATTATTTTCCATATAGGTTAGCTACTTGATGTAATCAACTGCATTTATTAGAATTTATACTCCCAGAGATTTTTACAAACTATgaaacaaagcagaaaagaaaatatacaaattcattacattaatgtaatatttttactCACATTTCACTTTTTAGTCGGGGAGCTCAAATAAACCACAACTTTTTATTAGGAAAGATTCTTTTACCATTTTAAGAATaaagttttataaacatttatcttGCATGCTAAGTAATTTGCTTGAAATGACCATGGCAATGCTAAGAGTCTCTGAGGTgcctattttaataaataatattaatctaTCCACTTTGTGGTGGACCATTCTAAatcagaaaaatgtataaatatcatAAAGCATATAGAATAACTCATTGATATCAGAAGGGTAAACCaacctgaaaaaaataaagatttttcagatttctccttattaaactttttttttttaagaagatttAAGAATTGCCAGGCAGAAGGCTAGATGCTGAGGACACAAAGATAAATAGGAGTCCCTACCTTTGGGAATAAATAATTATGATTCAATCTGATAAGCATAATAAGAACTATGCAAAGAATTAAGTGAACATAGTAAAAGGAGGATGAGTTCCTTCTGAGAAGCCCTGAAAGGTTTCATAGAGTGATACCTGAGCTGGACCTTGACAGGTATGGCTAAGTGCTTACCAGGCTGGTGATGGAAAGGCAGTAGAGGAGAAGGAAATGTTCTAGGCACAACGTGAACAAAGGTGTGGAGGAATAAAAATAGGGAGCTATTCAAGTATAGCACATAGTGTATAGAGTTTATAAATATTGGGGGAAATGGCAGAAAATAAGGCTGAACAACTAGGAGCTGGATAGTGCTGGAACTTGAGCATCAAGCTAAAAGAGACAGTGGAGCAACCGGGAATGGGTAAATAAAAATACTAGTCATGCGACATCACTATTTCCATACTTAAAAACTATAGGCAGTGTAGAAATAGACTATAGGAGGACAGGAACTATACGTAGGGAGGTTTTCATACTTCAGGTAAACTGGTGAGAAAAGCCTGAACTATGTATGGGGAAATAAGCGGAAGGACTTGAACCTAAGAAGCATTTCAGACACAGAATTATAAAGGCTTGGTGAGAAAGACAAATGGAAACAAGGGTTTTTCAGATTTCTAGCTTGGTCATATAGATGGTTAATGCCACAGGCACAGacagaaaatatagaaagaagaTTGCTTTTTGGCTGACCAAATTGGAAAATATAAGCTCAATTTTTGGTCATGTTAAAGTTTAAAATGCATAAGGAGGTTAGATTGTTAGAATATGCATCCAAACTTCAAGAGAAGTCAGAGCTGAAAATTTGGGACATACCATTCAAGAGACATAGGGATGGATTTGATTAACAGGGTGAATGTGGAAAGCGGGACGGAAAGGGCAAGAAAAGAATCCTGGAAAACAACAACATTCAGAGGCATGTAGTTTAAAAGAAATAGTGAAAAAGACTGAGTGCTAAGGGTGGGAAAAATAGTATCACAGAGCTAAGGAAAAAGGTTTCATGAAGGAAGGAAATCAACGGACTCAATGCTGAAGAAAATTCAATAGGATAAAGACTATAGTCACTGGATTTTGGTATCTAGAAGGCATGGATAGTTTAAACCGCAGTAGGCTGAAAATGATTGGGAGTTGAAGTGGAGTCAGTCAGGTTGGCCCacaccactctttttttttttttttgatcttgctctgtcacccaggctggagtgcagtggcgtgatctcagctcactgcagcctctgcctcctgggttcaagcgattctcctgcctcggcttcctgggtagctgggactacaggcgcccgccaccatgcccggctaattttttttgtatttttagtagagacggggtttcaccaggttagccaggatggtctcgatctcctgacctcatgattcacctgcctccacctcccaaagtgcacacTACTCTTTTTAAGAAGTTTCATGATGAAAAGATAAGGCAACGTAGGAAAATAGAGGGATGtaaattcattttacttttttaaaagaatggggCACACTTAAATGTTACTAGGCTAAAGATAATtagttgtttaaaaaagaaagaaaagaaagacactgGAAATACAATGCAGAGAGGATAACAGATGGAGCAAGGTTCTTAGGGAGGTGAGAAGGGATGGGATCAAGGGCACAGATGGAAaggttacattttaatttttattacacaGGAATTGAAGGCGTGACATACACAAATCCAATTCACAACAAACTTTCAGTATTAGTTGACGTTACAAAAATAACACACAGCTGGGACAGATCAAAGGTTCCTCTACATCCAAGCCcaattctcttttaattttaatactgcAATCACTGGCAATGATAAAGGTACTTCAGCTATCACCTACCTGAAAGAAGGTCTCAATGCCAAAAATCCTTGTAATTCAAACTCCTCTGGAAGTGGTGTCGCTAAAGGGTCAAAATgaaaatttgcaaacattttaattaaaatgttgctTGGTAGAATACTGttcactaaattttaaaaaaaattaacatacagaAAGAAATTATAATGCTTATAGTTCTCTGCTCTTCTTTATCGTGATCCTGATGAAAATAACTCACCTGTCAAAACTCTGCATGTGATCT
The DNA window shown above is from Symphalangus syndactylus isolate Jambi chromosome 19, NHGRI_mSymSyn1-v2.1_pri, whole genome shotgun sequence and carries:
- the SMG7 gene encoding nonsense-mediated mRNA decay factor SMG7 isoform X6 yields the protein MSLQSAQYLRQAEVLKADMTDSKLGPAEVWTSRQALQDLYQKMLVTDLEYALDKKVEQDLWNHAFKNQITTLQGQAKNRANPNRSEVQANLSLFLEAASGFYTQLLQELCTVFNVDLPCRVKSSQLGIISNKQTHTSAIVKPQSSSCSYICQHCLVHLGDIARYRNQTSQAESYYRHAAQLVPSNGQPYNQLAILASSKGDHLTTIFYYCRSIAVKFPFPAASTNLQKALSKALESRDEVKTKWGVSDFIKAFIKFHGHVYLSKSLEKLSPLREKLEEQFKRLLFQKAFNSQQLVHVTVINLFQLHHLRDFSNETEQHSYSQDEQLCWTQLLALFMSFLGILCKCPLQNESQEESYNAYPLPAVKVSMDWLRLRPRVFQEAVVDERQYIWPWLISLLNSFHPHEEDLSSTSATPLPEEFELQGFLALRPSFRNLDFSKGHQGITGDKEGQQRRIRQQRLISIGKWIADNQPRLIQCENEVGKLLFITEIPELILEDPSEAKENLILQETSAIESLAADGSPGLKSVLSTSRNLSNNCDTGEKPVVTFKENIKPREVNRDQGRSFPPKEVRRDYSKGITVTKNDGKKDNNKRKTETKKCTLEKLQETGKQNVAVQVKSQTELRKTPVSEARKTPVTQTPTQASNSQFIPIHHPGAFPPLPSRPGFPPPTYVIPPPVAFSMGSGYTFPAGVSVPGTFLQPTAHSPAGNQVQAGKQSHIPYSQQRPSGPGPMNQGPQQSQPPSQQPLTSLPAQPTAQSTSQLQVQALTQQQQSPTKAVPALGKSPPHHSGFQQYQQADASKQLWNPPQVQGPLGKIMPVKQPYYLQTQDPIKLFEPSLQPPVMQQQPLEKKMKPFPMEPYNHNPSEVKVPEFYWDSSYSMADNRSVMAQQANIDRRGKRSPGVFRPEQDPVPRMPFEDPKSSPLLPPDLLKSLAALEEEEELIFSNPPDLYPALLGPLASLPGRSLFKSLLEKPSELMSHSSSFLSLTGFSLNQERYPNNSMFNEVYGKNLTSSSKAELSPSMAPQETSLYSLFEGTPWSPSLPASSDHSTPASQSPHSSNPSSLPSSPPTHNHNSVPFSNFGPIGTPDNRDRRTADRWKTDKPAMGGFGIDYLSATSSSESSWHQASTPSGTWTGHGPSMEDSSAVLMESLKSIWSSSMMHPGPSALEQLLMQQKQKQQRGQGTMNPPH
- the SMG7 gene encoding nonsense-mediated mRNA decay factor SMG7 isoform X22, which encodes MSLQSAQYLRQAEVLKADMTDSKLGPAEVWTSRQALQDLYQKMLVTDLEYALDKKVEQDLWNHAFKNQITTLQGQAKNRANPNRSEVQANLSLFLEAASGFYTQLLQELCTVFNVDLPCRVKSSQLGIISNKQTHTSAIVKPQSSSCSYICQHCLVHLGDIARYRNQTSQAESYYRHAAQLVPSNGQPYNQLAILASSKGDHLTTIFYYCRSIAVKFPFPAASTNLQKALSKALESRDEVKTKWGVSDFIKAFIKFHGHVYLSKSLEKLSPLREKLEEQFKRLLFQKAFNSQQLVHVTVINLFQLHHLRDFSNETEQHSYSQDEQLCWTQLLALFMSFLGILCKCPLQNESQEESYNAYPLPAVKVSMDWLRLRPRVFQEAVVDERQYIWPWLISLLNSFHPHEEDLSSTSATPLPEEFELQGFLALRPSFRNLDFSKGHQGITGDKEGQQRRIRQQRLISIGKWIADNQPRLIQCENEVGKLLFITEIPELILEDPSEAKENLILQETSAIESLAADGSPGLKSVLSTSRNLSNNCDTGEKPVVTFKENIKPREVNRDQGRSFPPKEVKSQTELRKTPVSEARKTPVTQTPTQASNSQFIPIHHPGAFPPLPSRPGYTFPAGVSVPGTFLQPTAHSPAGNQVQAGKQSHIPYSQQRPSGPGPMNQGPQQSQPPSQQPLTSLPAQPTAQSTSQLQVQALTQQQQSPTKAVPALGKSPPHHSGFQQYQQADASKQLWNPPQVQGPLGKIMPVKQPYYLQTQDPIKLFEPSLQPPVMQQQPLEKKMKPFPMEPYNHNPSEVKVPEFYWDSSYSMADNRSVMAQQANIDRRGKRSPGVFRPEQDPVPRMPFEKSLLEKPSELMSHSSSFLSLTGFSLNQERYPNNSMFNEVYGKNLTSSSKAELSPSMAPQETSLYSLFEGTPWSPSLPASSDHSTPASQSPHSSNPSSLPSSPPTHNHNSVPFSNFGPIGTPDNRDRRTADRWKTDKPAMGGFGIDYLSATSSSESSWHQASTPSGTWTGHGPSMEDSSAVLMESLKTTGHLTSADKIWTVFQSIWSSSMMHPGPSALEQLLMQQKQKQQRGQGTMNPPH